The nucleotide sequence aaagagaaagattagagtccaagttatcttaaattagaaatgttttctctaggttcaaaaattgtaatgagtcgtgcttagacatgagtcatgcacagggcctgggtataaatatcaaaacccggctattgtaaaaagaacaacaatcaatccaatatacaagtcatttactttttcggctccggccaccccttaggagtaggagtagagtagatctcggtgagttcttcagcaagtacggctgcatcgatccggtcgacctccactgcttggtgtaagtaccatcatggcttatacctctgttcgtacggctgcatcgatccggtcgacctccactacgactctagtataagttagttatcgattcctgcctagttcaagtatggctgcatcgatccagtcaacccccactgcatgaactagatcaaggtcaagttatcggctttaccttagaatggcagtatttggtagattcattaagttactgatattgcttattgctttcattattcatctaaattacaacaatatcactcttcccgattgggattgatctagatcagccttatatcctgtttagcccatcgtttattaatctaaaactgatctaatctgtacattaaacaatgagttacattttatcggctgttttacattaatattgatcgtgcatagcgtgtggttaaagcatgttgcgtcttgagtagatttattggctagcgaaaaccattctatggcccgttatcacagcctatgtgattctgtcttacaccccactgttagcaccgtgaagtgggggatcattattcggtagatctattcctaataaggcatgactttaactgtgcgctgtgcctgaatcggctattttagccgatatcgagtgctttcacgagcagttcgtatcatgagaccgttgaaggaaggataagttgaaagatgtgttagccccatgatcttattattatattacggcctgcatgattctgcctcatgtcccaccGATATtaataatgagttagggtcgttgagtctattgttatttctacgacctgtatgattctgcctcatgccccactggtcatagcgatagatgagatctaacatgtttattagatttatctttattaaacggttaaatggtgttgaattatttttttatataaaaggggttcgtttggttgtaatcattggctcagcataaaccaatcattgttgacatcttattgccattgattaatatctactCAAATAACgatatttatcttgaatgataaccgattcttctcatACAACCCAAcgagctttaaccaatttattctcatgaatatgctggaatcgaatatttagtcgatctcctttcatatcggctctcagagccgcacattcgggactgtctggcaacaccggcaagttccgcccttaattactgataaactttctctccttgtaaattatagggtcaaattgactggcacgtctcggaagGAGTGCGCAAGATCgatcatccctgcgctgaagctaggcggatctacagctctatcgagcagacccttccggcttgctgcgtgtgtcctcgacacGGGACAAAAATTTTGTGTCAACAATATTCAATTGATTAATTATTGGCTTTAAACACTTCCCAATTTTGCATGCCATGTGCTTGATAAACTACTGTCATCCACGGTATTTTCTTATTATGAAAATTTGTGCAGGACATGGTTAATTAGGTCCTAGTAATAGAGCACAAGGAGTCAACTTTTTTATTGTAAACATATGACCTTTTTGTTTATCTGACATTGTACCAGTGCTGAAAGTTCCGACACAAGAATTCCTAAACAGCTTTACCCTTgcataaataatttatttattgaaAACTTTGCAAGGAGGCTGATTTGAACCCAGACCACCAGGCACAAGTGGATAGACTACCGTTGTGCCAGGCCTGCCCTTATCTGATATTTGTATAATAAAGGTCAAAAGAAGGAACTACACTGTAATATAGAAATAACAGCTTCTGAAGTAAATTTGAAGCACAATGCATATGGACAGCCGTTTAATTGAAAGAATAAGGACAATGTGTAATGTAATATACACTATACAATATGTAAGATATAATAACAAAATAACAAAGAACAAGACTAGGTTTTAGAACTACCTCGGATCTAAAATGCTCCACAAGATGATGAACCTATAAAAGTAAAGATTGAAACATATAATGGCACTAGATACTATAAAAGGCATGAAGATAGATAGTATAGTCTGCAGTTATACACGTACAATTTCTGCACTTTTAGCTTTACAAAGGTATGTAGAAGAGCCAAACTCCGTGAGACCATAGGGTAAACATGAATCACCATTCCTAATACTCTCGACCACAGATTCGAAGTCCTTGCCATTCAAAATGATCTCAATGACAGCAAAATAATAAAGATTGTATCTTCGTTTCATTGCCTCCTCGATCCTCAAGAAATCCATGCAATCCTCGACAGCAATATCAATTTGGAAACAGAGCATCTTCTGAAATTACTTCCTTGCAATCACAATGGCTTTGGCCAGCACATGATCTTTTGTCTCTCCATATTCTGTAGCTTGCACGAGCATAGGGAAATTTTGGAGATATTGTTTGTCCCCTACAAAGGTTGTAGGTCTCAACCACTTGCAAGAGATTATGGGGTCCTGCATGATTATGATACTTGGGTGAGGCACCAAAATAGTAATATGGAAAAGGGATATGCATTTGAGGTACTGACCAAAATAAAACAAGGACCCAATAAGAGTTCACACACAGAAATACAATAACAACATACACACACTACAAAAAATATCCACTTTTATGTCAAAAATGCTAATGACGAATCCGAAATCATCATAGAAGATcgctttttatgacgaatatttccgtttcgtcatagatcagtggtgacgatcctgcaaccctccctttctatgacgaaatttggcatcgtcacaaaaaacatcatagaagagcgcagggtttcatcacagatcactcaCGCGACTCATTTGTGACGATCTCGTTTAAACCTATGACTAACAGGGCtttgtcattgaactaattatacATATGTGATGGACAATATTTGATCTGTAATGAACGgcttcgtcatagatctccacactgtactttctccatctgacgtgtacctgtgggacctgtagttactcatccatgacgcttgcaattcatcataaaaagtctccgctcgatcatttctccatgcgacgtgtacctgtgggacccttctccatccaacatgtacctgtgggacctacagttactcatccgtgacgcttgcaatttgTCAGAGAAGTCTCCGCTtggtcctttctccatctgaTAAGTACCTGCGGGACCATTCAAcatccaacctatgggacccgacgacTTACGTGTGTCACGTATACCTATGGAACCGTTCTCCATCtctatccgacctgtgggacccgatggacctatgggacccgacggcttgcgtgtcacatgtacctgtgggaccatccGACCTTTGGGATCTGACGGCCAGTGGGACCTTTCttcatctccatctgacctatgggatcTGACAGCTTGCGAGTCACTTGTTGCCGccggggtttaataaattcaaactcaaaaaaaccatgagacctagGAGTCAAACCCGGGACCCAGATCAAGGAATAAACTGTCTTCACTATTGCGCTAGACGCCTGGTTatattgacatgtctttggagtcctaatagttgtatatgttctctgtgtggGCAGGTTGACTTATATATTTGATGTATCCCCTACAGATGGAAACAAATTTGTGCCCATTGGACTTGTGGCAGCGGCGGCAACGAAGGATCCCCATGTGCTGTGGTGGCTTAGCGTCATTTTGGAGGTTAGATGATGGGTCTTCCTGGTGGAGCGCGACGACATTGGCGTCCGTGTCCGTCGTGTGCCGCGGCAAAGGTGATAGATCCGATCCGCAGGTCTCCTTTCTCGCATTTTCCTGCCatcactgttttggtccttgcttgaacattaagtatacaagaaacattgtagcattgtagatctggttaggccaatgctgatgaaaagaactaggaggcggCACTGGTTTTCTGCTGGTGTCTTGGTTTTCTGTATATGTTTAGTGTTCTTATTGTAAATGCCTctgtgcaactaggcctgttaattgtcaagtgcttgcttgattatacctatctatctaggcaaacaTACAGGCCCTTCGCTTCtaccttaaactattttttctattcagggcttgcttgattctacatttctatTTCATACACTCTAGTGCCACCGGTGAGTCCTTATgctattttgaacttgtaacatatctaaGGCCATATTTTTGTGCCAATGGTGTCTACATGgttgttggatgtattaggatgtagTTTATATGTTTTCtttctgtgtcttctccttgttgacaaccaagttagcaatttggttccaaacaagacgAAGGCATCAAAAGCAAATCAATGTTTTGTATCCATCATTCACATCACTAAGGCCAATAATGTTTAAGTTACACATGTTGCtattgatgccaatgatgatcactaccacttgttcactgacattctacttgtgaaaactgaggaAGCTCAATTAACTGCTGAAATTAtaatggttacagctccattaactgctactctagtttgagttatatatatctatgtggtgctactctaaatttacatgaggtcataccataaaaattgttaatagttgcactttggtatgagttgtggacttcactgatggatctttgtaggattattttcctcttcagtgatGTCATTACTAAGGAAGCTCTCAACGTACTGCACACTGACGAAATGGAGGAGgctcccaacaagaggaacgcactggccaACCTCATGGAGGACCTTGTTTTTGAGATCCTCTATCGCCTCCCCGCTCGCTCCAtgttctgctgcaaatgtgtctatcgctcctagaaAGACCTCATCTTGGACCCCCAATAACCATAAGAAGCTGCCCCCAGACTATGGCCGGCTTCTTCTATGATAGTGAGAACGGTAATcgaaacttcaccagcgtcaTCCGTGGTGTATGCCCCCGCTCCTTGGAATTCTTATCCTTCAACATTGATAAGAAGTTCCTTGGGGCTGATGGCCTCATCCTATGGTGGTTccttggggctgatggataccgctatgttgtctgcaatccaatGACCCAGAAGTTCAAAATTATGTcgcctagcacccatgatgttggccatgctATTGGTGGGGCTCGCTTGGCATTTGATCTGACAGCCTCCTcgtacttccatgtgattgaatatgtggatgtcaaCATTGTGTGCGCAGGTGTGGAtatctactcatctcaaactgCAACATGcatctataaggaatctgaatgcggcgagcatactgatgtgacattttatAGACAACCaaatgtgtttcttaatggttgtctgcacattatggggcactctAGGAGGCAATCTATGATAtttgttgtggatatggagggaaacacatAGAGGAAAATTGATAGGCTAGATGGTCTTAaccactccatgcatcaagctcaaggtcacttgtgtttatgtactattgatggtcccaatgatttcaagctttcaatctagatcctttaagactatggtactgataattggacattgaagcatatggtCACCATACGGATcctgtttggaaggattaatattagatttggtaTCTCAGATTTTGATGACGAGGACATAGTGATcatagttcacctagaatggaatttgattttgttTGCTAGagaggatggaacaatcatcgcatataacatggaccaaaaaaaagttcatgtcatccataTCTGTGTCTTTTGGTATGGTAGACATACTATCTTCCTTATATTCCCTTGTTCTTGAATTCATTAGTAGAGCAGTAAATAAAGCtatatttgatgtatctctctatcatgcattttaaatggaccaatgttgtttgcttgtctatggatatgttaatttcctcaatgatggatgttgtcattatttcagctaaactagtgtgtcatctttgttttgtttgcaaattgaattatttgtttggCGCGCACATGTGTTACGGTGGTGTTACAGCTCCCGTCGCCATTTCATCCATTAATTTAGTTGTAGTacaatacttatattgatttctaatgtcaTGGGACATGGGGTATGCTGAagagggcactccaaaatacacaaaatgacacttcaaaagcactacaatgcacccacCATATTGTACTACTAGGCTATGCTACTATTAAGTTAGCCAAATTTAAAATCataaatgacacagtaacaagcGTCATAGGAAGACGAGGAAAACTACGGAGGATAATGTCAGACGcgttcaaatgtacagaggtcGAACTTTCTGACATGtgtaataacatttcaacaccaatggctcctctgctctgcattaGACTAAGGCAAGACTTGCGGTcagactttcttacgtgtgcaataacCTTTCAActccaatggctcctctgctctgcattaCACTAAGGTGAGACTTGCTCCTTgctgcaaggttcttgcaagttcaacaaagattgataaagacaccaaggcaataaaaaaacaaatagaaaCCAAACAACTTGAGCTACACCGTGCTCAACAGACTATAAGTGCGAGACTTGCTCCTGGTGCtgaaattgttatggatttcaCATGTGCCTTCTTtagatttgtttcctttagggagccACATAGGTATTCAAATTTACTACGCATGCAAGAAAGTCTCGGCATCATAAATCTGACCGGGCCGAACACATCTTACGTTATACATGGAAACCTGTTTCATACGAGTACTttcgttgaatccctaaaggaaacaaataaaattgaaacaaaacaacagaaaagcaaaagcaaaaacaatattctagacttgttcagatgaactcctcattgtatggttctttcaagttcaataaattttatcaaagacatgagttggcttcaatagagatcaaaggcactcatgaatatttagcatattatagatcagatcaaagacaactagaaagaaatctacagcgaaaagcaaccaacaggggctacaaaccagctacaaaatgaccaaaggacctaagctacaccacgctcaacagagtttaacccacctaaggccttgtttggatgcacatgtattcatctcgatccacatgtgttgaagtggattggagtggaattaaactaaattccattccattccactccaacacatgtggattgatgtggatacacatgcatccaaacaatgcctaatacaaagttcaacaaaagttaacaccaacatgcaaataagagttcacatattttgcaagggcgtcccacagatcaaacttattcatgactactaatactactgatatgtcccacAGATCCAGGGTCAAGGTTGGCATCTAGGATCTCATCCACGTCCACCTTCGATAAGACGATGTTGGTGGCCGGCTTGAAACACTTGATCAGATTGGTAATGTCGTCGTCCGTCGAATGTAGTGGAAAACCCTACTCCACTACTCTGACGTTCACCACTATGCCAATCTAAAGCTGGGCAGCAGCCAGTGCCATGGCAGCCCCCTAACAAATGGCTTCGGTTACCATGGCTTGAATTTAGGCCGACAGGGCTCGGAGGTACTCCTCTGTGGCCAACAGATTATCCACTCTTCCAACGAGGAAGGCCACATTATAGGCAGCTAGCATAGACATCTGCTAGGTATTGACCCATGTGCTTAGTACCACAACAAGGTTCATCATGTGTTGGCCCTATTGCTAGGAGATCGGCAAGTCAACTCATGTCTAGGAGGCTAGATTCTTGGAAGCTTGAAGTGCGTCACGCGCGATGTCCAGCTCACCGTGCAACGTCTCGACGTTCAGCCTGGTCGATGATAAATCCACTTGGACCTCGTGGTTATCCTTCAATAATTGACGATACTCTACATCCTCTGAGGATTCACACTCTTCTAACGATTCACCCACTTCAGAACTAGAGGGTTGTGTGGGGACAGACGGGTTCAATGGTGGCAAGCGGCGATGGGATGACTCTCTAGCACCACCAGGGGAAAGCCCCATGACCTAGGATGGCACCGCCATGGAGGAAGCactgcacaatgcaagccaacttcaagcccatataggataagggggagagctaTCTGATTAAGAAGGCAAACGACTTTTACCGAACTGACCGGCGCAACATGGCATAGAATCACAGGTGTCTGCCTCCATCAGGGGATGCTTTGTGGGGCTACTTTCCAAGTGCAATAGCAGAGGAAGAATCTAACATTGGGGTGAACAAGGCTTGAGATGCCATCATGCCCATCAACACCTATTGAGAtagtaggcaaattccaaatactagttaattAAACAgaatgaacacaaatactagtgtgagcattgctcgcatactctggttaaatgaagataaacatcATGAGGAGCGGTGATGATCCACCTCGAAAGGGGAACTGGTGGGTTAGAGAGCAAGCCGACGAGAGATCTGTCTGTCGGTTGAGGATTGCCGGCGTTGAAGGCCTCTGGGGACTCCACATCAAGAGATGACCTTGTCCACTCTGCCATGGTCCTAGTAGGAGGCATCGACGGTgcagtagggtggaaggcaaaagctttggggtGGAATCAAGAGCTCTAGAGAGAAGGTAACAAGTATAACCTTCTCTCTCACCCCTTATCTCTACTGTTATAGTTTGGGGGCCCATGCGGGAATGCAGGAGCACGTCGTCCAGGTAGTCAAGATTAAAGATGGCCAAACCTTGTGTGGTCCTATAAAGTATAAAGTTTCTGAATAAAAATAATCCTTGATGCACGGTTCTTataagttcaacaaatcttatcaaatacacgaaaataagatgagttgggttcaacacagatcaacgccactcatgactacaactactactgatacaaatgttgtgactgaGTGCACTCtgtaggcaatagttttactcatagctttGTACTATATAGTGTCTAACGACATCAAATATGCCATATTTGGACTTTCTTGCGAGTGCAGtaaaatatgagagtgaagagAATGCATCTAGAAAGttggacacaagaagtgattcgagaaaaggagcttttgacacacttaagacttgaatgcctggtgtggttgtgataagtcttttctgtacttatttgattctaatccaagcagtcacaacagtcgaggggtagactaaAGGCGTGTCTAGCTcgatcagatttacaatgcttggGCCATCATAGGGACTCTAGGGCAAGGCAAGATAAAGATTTTTTCCAACCGGTGTGCTTCACCTTGGGTGATGTCGCACTCCCTCGGGAACCTCAACCAGTCATACCATAGAAAGCATGTTTGACTAGAGATGCAGGAGTATTGACATTTCCAAGTGTACATTGATGAAAACAgagcatgtctcctccatttacACCAATGAGACAACGTTAGTCTTAGCGCTGGTTTTTactacatgttagctcctccatTGATGTCCCAACAGTGTGTGCACTCCTTGCATTTGTGACAACACCAGAAACACACAAAAAACAAagcccccccaccaccaccacgagaGGAGAACAAGAACAAAGACATGccagcaaggattcctcaagactaTCAAGTTCCCTAATTGGCATAGTGGGGCTACAAGAAGACATGGCAGGACCAAGCCAGAGTGACCtagagtgcatgaagatccttcttcctaGATTGTATGCAGAAACATTACTAAGTGCAtgttttctgtgtgctgaatatAATCTGCTAgggtttgcctttgggaatgaacttgtccctctatctgtCTATGTTGATTGTTGTGCACGCAGAAACTGTTGATTGCAATGGCCTAGGACGTTAGAGGTCGCCAAAAACTCGAGCTTTGTCTGGACAATGAGCACAGCCTGTCCcggtggaaggtggaggtgttctcTGATGGCGGTCACTTGTATCTCTGCCAGGGATGGAAGCACTTCGCTCATGCCCTTGACCTCCAAGACATGTTCTCTCTTGTATTGCGGTATGATGGCCGATCATAGATTAACTTCAAGGTCTTTGACCTTACCACCTATCACAAGCAGtacccgcacaacttcaaggccgATGGTAGTCAGCTCTCCCTACCCATCACAGAGCCGAGGAGTTTTGCAGTGATCTtgaagaagtaccacctcaaaaTGAAGTATCTAGTGAGCTCTTGCACGAGACACAGAACGTATCAATGATGTCGCAAGTTACCATtgtcctctttgtcatcaattttttTGTGCAAGGCAAAGAACATGCTAGTGGATTTCGAGCGAGCGCACGACTACAAGCAGTGGTGCATGGTCGAGCTATAGATAGTTGGGCAGTCCTAGTTCGTGGGCTTGGAGAGGACCTGCATGAACAAAGTCTTGCAAGTGTTGTTCAAGTATGGGTGGGGCGCCTTCTGCGATGACACCAACCTCAACATCAGCAACACCTACTTCTTTAGCGTGATCCATGAGACTACCTATAGCAATGACAATGACAAGGAATgagaggaggagctggaggacgatgaagctaagctcaaggtggaggtgcgTAAGACAAACGGCGGATGGAGGTGGTGAACTCGGCACAAGAGTTGACATGATCTATATTTTATTGTTTCATCAATACTATTATCTATCCTACCAAGATTTCTAAGTACTAAACTGTCTTAGGCCTTGATTGATGGACTGtaactagttagccatggctgaaaattagccaattagttgttttattagtccatacctatttgtatcgtgaactaattgttgggttctatggaATAGTTGGATGGCCCCTGATAGTTGCCATCACTATATTTCATTATTCATCGACTCATAATGATCCGGATCGTCTATATTTCCTAGGGTCGGACTGTCTTAGGCtctagaaaatttcaacatctatacgcCCACGTCCTTCGATCAGAAAGGGCGAACACCATTAGtatactacagatcagaaagagagctatatgcaaaagcaaccaataggggctagacagagtttaacccacctaatataaagttcaacaaaagttaacgtaTACATAGCGATTGTGTGGGTTAAAatctgttgagcatggtgtagatcaggtcctttggtcattttggtAGCCATTTTCTAGCccttgttggttggttttgcctactGGTTTCTTTTTGGTTCTCTTTCTAATATATAGTATGGTAAATATGCATAATGgaattcatccaatcaagtctctCATTGATCTAATGCATAACGGAGGAGCCACATGGCTATTCAAAGtttactgcacacataagaaagtccgaGCATTATAAATCTGACCGGGCcggacacatctcacgttatacagGGTAACCTATTCTATACTagtactttcattgaatccctaaagggCTACAATAGGAGTTCTTGAAATACCCTCTGCGAACTGGCATGGGAACTCGCAACGTCTTTTGCGCAATGCAAGGGGGGAGtcaaacaatgggagtgaggccaaGCTTTGTACACATAGGGACGCCAGGGCTAGAACAGGCTTCCAAGTAGTGCATATTTTAGATAGATCAGACCTTCTATCATCCGGTGCAGTATACAGTGGCATAGTGTAGTCCAATCCAAgcagttgcaggcttgcagcagtGGAGGGGCAGTAGCTAGCTaaagatggctacatggtttcataggttctgatcaTCTGCACTCCCTCAGCTATGTTTGATCATTTTCACTCCCAGAGGAGAAGGGGAGACactcctttcatatagaccttgcatggctgaCGAGAGTAAAGCGAATGTGGTAGGAAAGCTAGATAAAAGAAGTGAATcaagaaaaagagttgttgaccacaATGACATGCTTGacacttgaatgcctggtgcggttgtgataggtcttttctgtatACTTATTTCACTCTAACCCAAGCAGTCATAgcagtcgaggggtagactaattgctatgacactttataaagtcctacgagatcaaatacaaAGCGGGCAGATTTTCTTGCGTTTACACTAAAAGTCAATAGTTATGGTTCATCTGTTCTACATTACATCGAGGCAAGACTTGTTCATGTGAACTCCTCACTgtatggttctttcaagttcaacaaatctatAGGCAAAAGCAACAAACAGGGGCTAGAAACAAGTTACCAAATAACCAAAGGAattgagctacaccacgctcaatagagtttaacagACCTAATATGAAGTTTATCAAAATCTAACATAGACATGCATGCAAAAAATTAAGACTTCACATACGATCATCCCACAtaccaaacctagtcatgacttgtactactgATACGTCTCACAGATCGACGGTTGAGGTGGTCATGCAGGATCTCATCCATATTTACCTTCGCTAAGATAGCATTGGCGGCCAGCTCGATGCGCTTAATAGATCATCAATATAATCTTCGTCTTCTGGTACCGGTGGAAAAGCCTGTTGCACCACTCAGACTTCCACCACTATGCCAAACTCAAGCTGGGAAGCAACGAGCGCTGTGGTAGCCCCTTGATGGACGGCTTTAGATGCCACAACCCCTTGGTAGGGCTCAGAGGTGCTCCTCTGGTGTAGTGACCGAATCATCCGCTGTCTGCACCGGGAAggtggcatcataggcagcagtAGCATCGACAAGCAGGTTGTGGACCTTTGCTTTAGTGGCTGCCTTCTCATCTCATGCCTAGGTGGCTTCATGTTGGGCGACGCTAAGTGTGGCACGCGTGGCCTTCAGCTCATCATGCAGCTTGTCAGCATCCAGACTGGCCCCTGAGTACAAGTCTATGACCTTGAGGTAAGCCTCCTTTAACTTAAAGTATTCTTCATGGTCTAACAATGCATCACTAGAAGATTGTCCGGGGTTAGACGTGACATCATGGTCTAATGATGCATCACCAGAAGATTGTATGGGGTCAGACAGGATCGGCGATGGCGTGCGGCGATGGGACATCTCTctacacaatgcaagccaagttcaagcccatgggataagggggagagcgatctgaCTGAGAAGGCAAATGACTCATCGGACTGTTCGGAGCAGCATGGACAGAATTGTCGATGGTGGTT is from Miscanthus floridulus cultivar M001 chromosome 7, ASM1932011v1, whole genome shotgun sequence and encodes:
- the LOC136465599 gene encoding uncharacterized protein codes for the protein MAGFFYDSENGNRNFTSVIRGVCPRSLEFLSFNIDKKFLGADGLILWWFLGADGYRYVVCNPMTQKFKIMSPSTHDVGHAIGGARLAFDLTASSYFHVIEYVDVNIVCAGVDIYSSQTATCIYKESECGEHTDVTFYRQPNVFLNGCLHIMGHSRRQSMIFVVDMEGNT